From Drosophila virilis strain 15010-1051.87 chromosome X, Dvir_AGI_RSII-ME, whole genome shotgun sequence, the proteins below share one genomic window:
- the LOC6632105 gene encoding proton-coupled amino acid transporter 1, with product MDAEASNRPQARAASVPSTAQPNQCSNYPKMTTTESEETTVQAAGATAIAAPKAEGDYHPPTSYLETIVHLFKGNIGPGLFAMGDAFKNGGLIVGPLLTIVIAVISIHCQHVLIACSRKMRDLRGDAICADYAATVEQCFENGPIKLRGWSRTMGHLVDIFICVTQLGFCCIYFVFISTNVKQILQAYGIDMDVHLVMLLALAPVLLSSLITNLKWLTPVSLFANVCMILGLAITLYYALKDGLPEVRERAYWTNGSQLALFFGTAIFAFEGIALVMPLKNAMRKPHQFESTLGVLNVGMFLVSVMFMFAGSVGYMKWGDHVGGSLTLNLGDTILAQAVKLMVSMGVLLGYPLQFFVAVQIMWPSAKQMCGLEGRALNGELIFRSLLVLVTLAIAELVPALSLFISLIGALCSTALALVFPPVIELIARSEPNKGPGIWICLKNLIILVLALLGFFTGSYESLKEIVKHFGEEEQH from the exons atGGATGCAGAG GCCTCCAACAGACCCCAGGCCAGAGCTGCATCTGTGCCAAGCACTGCGCAACCAAACCAGTGCTCCAATTATCCAAAGATGACAACGACCGAATCAGAAGAGACAACTGTCCAGGCAGCGGGCgcaacagcaattgcagcCCCAAAGGCGGAGGGGGATTACCATCCGCCCACAAG CTACCTGGAGACAATTGTGCATCTGTTCAAGGGCAACATTGGACCAGGACTATTTGCCATGGGCGATGCCTTCAAGAACGGTGGACTAATTGTCGGGCCGCTGCTGACGATCGTCATCGCGGTGATCAGCATCCACTGTCAGCACGTGCTCATCGCCTGCTCCCGGAAGATGCGCGATCTGCGCGGCGACGCAATCTGTGCGGACTATGCGGCGACTGTGGAGCAGTGCTTCGAGAATGGGCCCATCAAATTGCGCGGCTGGTCGCGCACCATGGGCCACCTGGTGGACATATTCATCTGTGTCACCCAGCTGGGCTTCTGCTGCATCTACTTTGTGTTCATCAGCACCAACGTGAAGCAG ATCCTGCAAGCGTATGGCATTGACATGGATGTGCATCTGGTGATGCTGCTGGCCCTGGCACCGGTGCTGCTCAGCTCGCTGATAACGAATCTCAAATGGCTGACGCCGGTATCGCTATTCGCGAATGTCTGCATGATACTGGGACTGGCCATAACGCTGTACTATGCTCTGAAGGATGGCCTGCCGGAGGTGAGGGAACGCGCCTACTGGACGAATGGCTCCCAGCTGGCGCTCTTCTTCGGCACCGCCATCTTTGCCTTCGAGGGCATCGCCCTGGTGATGCCGCTGAAGAACGCCATGCGTAAGCCGCACCAGTTTGAGAGCACGCTGGGCGTGCTCAATGTCGGCATGTTCCTTGTCTCCGTCATGTTCATGTTCGCCGGCTCTGTCGGCTACATGAAATGGGGCGACCACGTTGGCGGCAGTCTAACGCTCAATCTTGGCGATACCAT ccTGGCGCAGGCGGTCAAGCTGATGGTCTCCATGGGCGTCCTGCTCGGCTATCCACTGCAGTTCTTTGTCGCTGTCCAGATCATGTGGCCCAGCGCCAAGCAGATGTGCGGCCTGGAAGGCCGTGCCCTCAACGGGGAGCTCATCTTCCGCAGCCTGCTGGTGCTCGTGACGC TGGCCATTGCGGAACTGGTGCCCGCCTTGAGTCTGTTCATCTCGCTAATTGGCGCGCTCTGCTCCACGGCATTGGCCCTGGTCTTTCCGCCTGTCATCGAGCTGATTGCGCGCAGCGAGCCGAACAAGGGGCCAGGCATTTGGATTTGCCTCAAGAATCTCATCATTCTCGTTCTGGCGCTGTTGGGCTTCTTCACCGGCTCCTACGAGAGCCTCAAGGAGATTGTCAAGCACTTTGGCGAGGAGGAGCAGCACTAG
- the LOC6632104 gene encoding uncharacterized protein gives MSGPPGPASRPPTEPPCPCTKCKEQARAQHAQNQAPGMQNGRPSGMSARPMPYSTQGGPYQGSSPRPGQRMGPQCLCGIGMGPGMGQGMGPRMGPGMQPGRGSMRGPGMGPRMDSRRGSGIGSGRGSGMGQGMGPENWQGMDPRRGSGIGSGRGSGMGQGMSPENWQGMEPGMGADNWQGMDPGTGADNWQGMDPGMGAENFQGMDGEMGPDNWQGMDPGMGSDDWQGMDPGMGAENWQGMDPGMDPRMGSDNWQGMDPGMGPDNWQGMDGEMGPEYGQGMDPGMGTENWQGMEPGMETDYWQGNEPEMGPDNWPETDPGIGPENWQGMEPGMETDYWQGMDPGMGPGIGSGRGSGVGSGRGLGIGSGRGSGMSQPNWQGMVGPEGAQDYGYGAGPGMDMGYDQYQPGSSRGSEMCRCVGSEANPAQGGKPTGAVAFGVMTFGRKSSLNENVPRHDDAHLPRNACSVDYGQYGISGPVAEGSMRGRDTLGLPIHLQGNMGLLNAVNRSTCSDHLACDELCGINTDCFAGCKKYWGSRAGSSNQVSGGVRICNNEFINAIATFLMEVLAILVFFAICTFTFWITLGYYIVQLIVDLKNADRNVHVAVGTVFGLLVLAFAITLATHSGGPCYNRAHAISRSITATASSSIASCQKCNQAVVASAKRVCASKCKVSGKPKPMPKAKAKAKSYSSPSSSVAKVKPQHKSAASRSRVKYTDCQGRKIFDRSRRNAVLTEMKQPPTWLLWLRDSVNSIFCRG, from the exons ATGTCTGGACCACCGGGCCCGGCGTCACGGCCGCCTACAGAGCCTCCCTGCCCATGCACGAAGTGCAAGGAGCAGGCTCGAGCACAGCACGCCCAGAATCAAGCGCCCGGAATGCAAAATGGTCGACCATCGGGCATGAGCGCTAGGCCGATGCCATATTCAACTCAAGGCGGCCCTTACCAAGGATCGAGTCCGAGACCAGGACAGAGAATGGGTCCTCAATGTCTGTGTGGTATTGGAATGGGTCCGGGAATGGGGCAAGGCATGGGTCCAAGGATGGGACCAGGAATGCAGCCAGGAAGGGGCTCAATGCGAGGCCCAGGAATGGGACCACGAATGGATTCGCGAAGAGGCTCAGGGATAGGCTCAGGGAGAGGCTCAGGAATGGGACAAGGAATGGGTCCAGAAAATTGGCAAGGAATGGATCCGCGAAGAGGCTCAGGGATAGGCTCAGGGAGAGGCTCAGGAATGGGACAAGGAATGAGTCCAGAAAATTGGCAAGGAATGGAACCAGGAATGGGTGCAGATAATTGGCAAGGAATGGATCCAGGAACGGGTGCAGATAACTGGCAAGGAATGGATCCAGGAATGGGTGCAGAAAATTTCCAAGGAATGGATGGAGAAATGGGTCCGGATAATTGGCAAGGAATGGATCCAGGAATGGGTTCAGATGATTGGCAAGGAATGGATCCAGGAATGGGTGCAGAAAATTGGCAAGGAATGGATCCAGGAATGGACCCAAGAATGGGCTCAGATAATTGGCAAGGAATGGATCCAGGTATGGGCCCTGACAATTGGCAAGGAATGGATGGAGAAATGGGTCCAGAATATGGGCAAGGAATGGATCCAGGAATGGGCACCGAAAATTGGCAAGGGATGGAGCCAGGAATGGAAACAGACTATTGGCAAGGAAATGAGCCAGAAATGGGTCCAGACAATTGGCCAGAAACAGATCCAGGAATAGGTCCAGAAAATTGGCAGGGAATGGAGCCAGGAATGGAAACAGACTATTGGCAAGGAATGGATCCAGGAATGGGGCCAGGAATTGGATCTGGCAGGGGATCAGGAGTGGGGTCTGGCAGGGGATTAGGAATAGGTTCTGGCAGGGGATCAGGAATGAGTCAACCAAATTGGCAAGGAATGGTGGGACCAGAAGGTGCACAGGATTATGGGTATGGGGCCGGGCCGGGTATGGATATGGGCTATGACCAGTATCAACCGGGATCCAGTAGAGGCAGCGAGATGTGTCGATGCGTTGGCTCCGAAGCCAACCCAGCACAGGGAGGAAAACCAACTGGCGCTGTGGCATTCGGTGTTATGACCTTCGGACGCAAATCTAGCTTAAATGAGAATGTGCCCAGACATGATGATgctcatttaccaaggaatgCTTGCAGCGTGGACTATGGCCAATATGGTATCAGTGGACCCGTTGCCGAAGGCTCAATGCGTGGACGCGACACGCTCGGCCTGCCGATCCACCTGCAAGGTAACATGGGCCTCCTGAACGCCGTCAATCGCAGCACCTGCAGCGATCATTTGGCCTGCGACGAGCTATGCGGCATCAATACCGACTGCTTTGCAGGCTGCAAGAAGTATTGGGGCAGTCGTGCCGGCAGCAGCAATCAGGTATCCGGCGGCGTTCGCATTTGCAACAACGAGTTCATCAATGCGATCGCCACGTTTCTCATGGAGGTGTTGGCCATATTAGT cttttttgccatttgcactTTCACGTTTTGGATAACGCTGGGCTACTATATAGTCCAGCTGATAGTGGATCTGAAGAACGCCGATCGGAATGTGCATGTGGCCGTGGGCACTGTGTTCGGCCTGCTGGTCCTTGCCTTTGCCATAACACTGGCCACGCACAGCGGTGGACCCTGCTACAATCGTGCCCACGCCATCAGCAGGAGCATCACGGCGACGGCCTCCAGCAGTATAGCCAGCTGCCAGAAGTGCAACCAGGCGGTGGTGGCCAGCGCCAAAAGGGTCTGCGCCAGCAAATGCAAAGTGAGTGGCAAACCGAAGCCAATGCCAAAGGCGAAGGCGAAGGCGAAGTCGTACTCGTCGCCATCAAGCTCGGTGGCCAAGGTCAAGCCCCAGCACAAGTCCGCCGCCAGCAGGTCCAGAGTTAAATACACGGATTGCCAGGGCCGCAAGATCTTTGATAGGTCGCGTCGCAACGCCGTCCTGACCGAAATGAAGCAGCCGCCCACGTGGCTCCTCTGGCTACGCGACAGCGTCAACAGTATTTTTTGTCGAGGATAA